From the genome of Kaistella daneshvariae, one region includes:
- a CDS encoding DUF456 domain-containing protein, with the protein MDAALITLVSIILLVLGIIGTFLPVLPGLFLSLCGLLIYKFGTDAPISMIYIWIFVVLTALSAVLNYVIPARTNRKYGGTRWGSIGSVVGTLVGMFFIPIPFGFLIGMFLGVFIGELLHDSTDKKKAFNSTKGALIGFIYGTGFNFIVGVAMLLVVIIDIYKN; encoded by the coding sequence ATGGATGCTGCTTTAATCACGCTTGTGAGTATTATTTTACTGGTTCTTGGAATTATCGGAACTTTTTTGCCGGTTTTGCCCGGACTTTTTCTTAGTCTTTGCGGGCTGCTGATTTATAAATTCGGCACCGACGCGCCCATTTCCATGATATACATCTGGATTTTCGTGGTGCTCACGGCGCTTTCCGCGGTTTTAAATTACGTAATTCCCGCGCGCACGAATCGGAAATATGGCGGCACACGTTGGGGCAGCATCGGTTCGGTGGTTGGGACTTTGGTCGGAATGTTTTTTATTCCCATCCCGTTCGGTTTTTTAATCGGAATGTTTCTGGGTGTTTTCATCGGCGAGCTGCTGCACGATTCTACGGACAAGAAAAAGGCTTTTAACAGCACGAAAGGTGCACTGATTGGATTTATTTATGGCACAGGATTTAATTTCATCGTCGGTGTGGCAATGCTTTTGGTTGTCATTATTGATATTTACAAAAATTAA